In Kryptolebias marmoratus isolate JLee-2015 linkage group LG20, ASM164957v2, whole genome shotgun sequence, a genomic segment contains:
- the LOC108239609 gene encoding solute carrier family 22 member 23 produces MAVVQLDTGDAHQPENGFVTPEAAASPPGPLRRIDSIVLPFLGGFGRYQKQLIALTWIPALFIGFSQYSDTFLLNEPNSTCIQPNLTEYHFRGGGAPESGLSGGLRNASGNDSRPSIASSMQCVPNCTKWSFEIQTGLVENVVTKWELVCGSAWIVHIAKFSLLVGSIFGYLVFGILADWFGRHPVLITSVLFMLMFGLSVAFSFNVSMFSTLRFFEGFCLAGIILSLYVLRIELCLPVWRFSVTMVASFIVLGGQLLMPGVAYLCSKWQVLQAVIICPLLLMLSYIWIFPESLRWLLATQQYGRSKWIIGRIGEKNKVNMELDTDNILTELQRSLQRKPKKTCIVKMVGTRNLWKNIVVLCVNSLTGYGIHHCFARRMMEKDELETSVFDNFYMSYYTMAGTAVTSCILLCPVVYLMGRRGGLLMFMIITALASLLQLGLLNLLGKYSTHLKIDHSDKLKRNFSIAFSIIGMFSSHAVSNLSIFFCAEITPTVVRGGGLGLVLASAGFGMLTEPIMDLHNQKGYFLHHIIFACCTLICIICILLLPETRYHPLPETLDDCESYARQPILLTSKLGEQHHLLGQSESSRDYTRVHDTPLHEAATTAVSTMGSTASSAVDLTAPVDKDASAPIHVMEKPDQPGPQDPNSHTVASPSPASVIALGKDAVTPAKKEHLLSSSPLHKAPCITDPLLADADKRPAVRDSGDPLTDSIYLEINNLAPSTTSEDNSGPAASLDSSTTTNPETVPSSLLICTTPVLEPPPSTTLESPDLQDDDVDMMVTNSDPSLMDDALPPLAESPPPSMHDSLPPFPVPVTDSDILTQPPPPPPSITSQTDSSPQLQEADESTFTPSHTEPQPPHLDLAPACVKESSTCSSFPPSSPKLTRPQPTDSDRMSPEDISPAVLPVTDIVPDSAVSLVLDSINSSADSGCTAAAPPSLIDGTVSSPIDSGVLPISNGETASTESNTVDSPGST; encoded by the exons ATGGCCGTGGTGCAGCTCGACACGGGGGACGCGCACCAGCCGGAGAACGGCTTCGTGACCCCCGAAGCCGCCGCGTCGCCGCCGGGCCCGCTGAGGCGCATCGACAGCATCGTGCTGCCGTTCCTCGGCGGCTTCGGGAGGTACCAGAAACAGCTGATCGCGCTGACATGGATCCCGGCGCTCTTCATCGGATTCAGCCAGTACTCGGACACTTTCCTGCTCAACGAGCCGAACAGCACATGCATCCAGCCGAACCTGACCGAATACCACTTCCGAGGCGGCGGGGCACCCGAGTCCGGGCTGTCCGGCGGGCTTCGGAACGCCAGTGGGAATGACAGCCGCCCCAGTATCGCGAGCAGCATGCAGTGTGTTCCTAACTGCACCAAGTGGAGCTTCGAGATTCAAACCGGGCTCGTCGAGAACGTGGTTACTAAG TGGGAATTGGTGTGTGGCTCGGCGTGGATCGTCCATATTGCAAAGTTCTCCCTGCTGGTGGGATCGATCTTTGGGTACCTGGTGTTTGGAATACTTGCAGACTG GTTTGGCCGACACCCGGTGCTGATCACGTCGGTGCTGTTCATGTTGATGTTTGGGCTGAGCGTGGCATTCTCCTTTAACGTCTCCATGTTCAGCACGCTGCGCTTCTTTGAGGGCTTCTGCCTGGCAGGCATCATCCTCTCTCTTTACGTCCTGA GGATTGAGCTGTGCCTGCCAGTATGGCGATTTTCTGTGACCATGGTGGccagttttatagttttgggAGGTCAGCTCCTCATGCCCGGGGTAGCCTACCTCTGTAGCAAGTGGCAGGTACTTCAAGCCGTCATCATCTGTCCCCTGCTGCTTATGCTGTCCTACATTtg GATTTTCCCTGAGTCACTGCGTTGGCTGCTCGCCACCCAGCAGTACGGCCGCTCCAAATGGATCATAGGACGCATAGGAGAGAAGAATAAGGTGAACATGGAACTTGACACGGACAACATCCTCACAG AACTACAAAGATCTCTTCAAAGGAAGCCGAAAAAGACATGCATTGTGAAAATGGTTGGAACGAGAAACTTGTGGAAGAACATCGTCGTTCTGTGTGTCAATTC GCTAACGGGGTATGGGATTCACCACTGTTTTGCTCGAAGAATGATGGAAAAGGACGAACTGGAAACCTCAGTGTTCGACAATTTCTATATGTCCTATTACACCATGGCAGGCACAGCGGTGACGTCGTGCATCCTGCTGTGCCCGGTGGTCTACCTGATGGGCCGGCGTGGTGGTCTCCTCATGTTCATGATCATCACTGCTCTGGCGTCGCTGCTGCAGCTGGGTCTGCTCAACT TGCTGGGGAAGTACAGTACCCATCTGAAAATAG ATCACTCCGATAAGCTGAAGAGGAACTTCTCAATTGCCTTCTCCATTATCGGTATGTTCTCCTCCCATGCAGTCAGCAACCTGAGCATCTTCTTCTGTGCTGAGATCACTCCCACTGTGGTCAG GGGTGGTGGTCTGGGCCTGGTGCTGGCCAGCGCCGGCTTCGGCATGCTCACCGAACCCATCATGGATTTGCACAACCAGAAGGGCTATTTCCTTCATCACATCATCTTTGCCTGCTGCACTCTGATTTGCATCATTTGCATTCTCCTGTTGCCCGAGACGCGCTACCATCCGCTCCCCGAGACCTTGGACGACTGCGAGAGCTACGCCCGTCAACCCATACTGCTAACGAGTAAGCTGGGAGAGCAGCACCACCTGCTCGGCCAGTCCGAGAGCAGCAGGGACTACACCAGGGTGCACGACACGCCCCTTCACGAGGCAGCCACCACCGCCGTGTCGACCATGGGGTCTACCGCCTCTTCGGCTGTTGATTTGACCGCTCCCGTGGACAAAGACGCATCCGCCCCCATTCACGTAATGGAAAAACCtgaccagcctggacctcaaGACCCCAACAGTCACACAGTTGCATCTCCATCCCCAGCCTCTGTTATAGCACTGGGCAAAGATGCCGTCACACCTGCCAAAAAAGAGCACCTTTTGTCTTCCAGTCCTTTACACAAAGCGCCGTGCATCACAGATCCACTTTTAGCTGACGCAGACAAACGTCCTGCGGTCCGGGACTCTGGTGACCCACTGACAGACAGTATCTATCTTGAAATAAATAACCTCGCTCCTTCCACCACAAGTGAAGACAACTCAGGCCCCGCTGCTTCACTGGACTCCTCTACTACTACCAACCCTGAAACTGTGCCCTCTTCTTTGTTGATTTGCACAACGCCTGTCCTTGAGCCCCCTCCTAGCACCACACTGGAGTCTCCAGACCTGCAGGATGATGATGTTGACATGATGGTCACAAATTCTGATCCATCTTTGATGGACGATGCCCTTCCCCCTTTAGCAGAGTCCCCTCCTCCATCTATGCATGACAGTCTCCCTCCATTCCCTGTTCCTGTGACGGACTCAGATATTCTTactcagcctcctcctcctcctccctccattACCTCACAAACTGATAGTTCTCCACAGTTACAAGAAGCAGATGAATCTACATTTACTCCTTCTCATACAGAGCCTCAACCACCTCATTTAGATTTAGCTCCTGCTTGTGTTAAAGAGTCATCTACTTGTTCCTCTTTTCCCCCTAGTTCACCAAAATTGACACGCCCTCAACCTACTGACTCAGACCGTATGTCCCCAGAGGACATTTCGCCTGCTGTCCTCCCTGTCACAGACATTGTACCAGATTCAGCGGTTTCTCTGGTCTTGGACTCAATAAATTCCAGCGCTGATTCAGGCTGCACAGCAGCAGCTCCCCCCTCTCTAATAGACGGCACCGTATCCTCCCCCATAGACTCTGGTGTCCTCCCTATCAGCAACGGGGAAACTGCCAGCACAGAAAGCAACACTGTCGACAGCCCAGGCTCCACATGA